TTGATCTCTGCCGTCCACGACTTCTTTGCTGATCTTGGTGATGCTGCTTGTTCagttgatttcctttgggttcctggccatgtatgtatcccaggcaatgaactcgCTGATCATCTTTCTTTGTGGAGGGGGACAGACCACCTACCCCCATTCTCCGTGACCCCTCTGAGGCCGATTCACCGCTCTACATCAAATCCCTTTTTTTACTTAGTCATGAGTTGACTCTTGGTAggctaccacccccccccctcccttatccccccccccccctgtctaacAGACTTCAAGCCATCAAGGAGACTCCCACCATCTGTTGTTCTTACCTCTGCCTCTCTGAGCAGAAATCTACCTTCCTCTGCCATCTTCGTTTTGGCCCTACTTGGTTTTTTTTTGCTCTGCagtgagcgccccccccccccccccccctcccccagtagtTGCAGGGCTCCACTCGCGGACTCACATGTCTGTTCTTAATTTTCTTCTGAAAGTAGTTTGTACTCCCAGGTGGGTATCAGGATGGATTAGTGACAATGCTGGTGCCCCATTGTGCATAGTACCTCTGGGCCATCCCTGTTTCCACCCAAACTTCTCCTGTGCATTCCTCTTCCTGATGCCGTGACATTCCTTTTCCCTCTTTGCTTGCAGGTTATCCCTTCCCCTTGAGATGATGGAACcagtgacctcactgtttggtcaccTCCCTCAAATCCACCAActaaccgaccaaccaaccaaccatcttccagcaggatagctgACCATGCCATAAGGTCAGAATCATGTCATAGTGGTTTGTTTTGTAGAGCGTGATAGCAAACTTGTgtagatgtcttggccaccaaattcaccttatCGGGACCTGACGGAACACATTTACGAGACTGTTGGATACCAGTTCCATGCCAACAAACCGCAAACCCACACTTTATGGGAATCATGTGATCTGTGCATAGGCATTTGGTGCCACGTGCCTGCTGAAACTGATGCAGAACTTATTGAATACTTGCtagcagaatcactgctgtattgcattcaAAAGGTGGATGAACacactattaaacaggtggtcataacgttttggtacATTAGTGTATACAGAGTAGTCTTGTGAGTTTTGAAAGATATAATGCACAGGTTAACCTGTTATCTCTTATTATCTGATGACCATGTTTTATGTCTTACATTGAATAACAGCTGTAATTTAAATATATCAACATGATGAACACAGGATTCTAATGCATGTCTTGATAATTGCTGTTCTAGGTGAAAGGTCTTTCAATAGAGCATGAAAAGCTGGCTGTAGTGCACAGCTCCCAAGCTGGTTCTGTGAATCATGACAGCCAACTTGACTCACCCACTAACAGGAAACAGTCAAAGCTTAATAGCTGTCTTTCGAAGGAATCCCATGAAGGAAACACCCCAGAACagacacagcaacaacaacaacaacaacagcagcagcagcagcagcagcagcaacaacaacaacagcaacaacttcaaCAACCACCTCCACCAcctcaacagcagcaacagcaaccacaGCAACACCATCATCATCAACCACAACCACAAACTCAACCACAGCAACAGCTGCACCAACAGCATCCATCTACCTCATCATATACAACAGCATTGTATATGCATCCATCACATTATCGCTACGAACAGAGGGTCCCATTATCTCCTTCCCATTACGATGCTCCTCCTCCACGTAAACGTCACCATCGCAGCTCGTCGGAGGTGATGCAagatgcagctgctgctgctgcagtacgCGCATCCGTATTGCGTGATGGCAGTAAGCCATCAGGGAAGTTGTCGCCACTATCACTGGCTTACCGTCCATCAGGAAGTCAGCAACAGAACCAGCAACCACCTCCCCCTCCACCACCGCCACCTGAGCCTGAACTCAAATCTGAACCAGACAAAACTTATGTACAGAGTCCTCACCATATGCGatatgattctgctgctgatccaAATCCTGCTGCCACACCTGTGACTTATGACAGAACTGCTGCTGTGGATGTCGACCCTTCAGATCCTATTGGCTCAGACAGCCGCCGATCTTCAGTGGATACTGGGAGCAGTTGTCCCGAAGGTAAGTTCATTCTGCTGAAGAATTAAATTAGTTACACATTTCAATAAGGATGTAAGATCTATTCTGTGTGCGTGCGCACGCATGTGCGCAGGCGTGAATGTGCGCAGGCGTGAATGTGCGCGCGCATGCCTGTGCAGCTTATTACTTCTTTTACTAGTGTGAGGGGTTGAAGTGTGAGCCACTTTGGCAGTAGTTTCTAGATGAGGCTGTTCCAGCAGTACTGTGGACATGGATGCCAACAAGCACCCAATAGCTCACTGCATATAGGCGGAGGTAGTATAGGCTAACTGCTAGGTCCTGTTGCATGTGTTTTCCACGTATGCGAGCCACTAGGACACCTCTGTCTTCAGGCAGTACATTTGTGTGGGATGTGACTCAACTGTCTCATTGCCCATCTGTGCTCGCAGGTGGTCTTTCTGAGTGGAACCGCATGTTCTAGATCACAAATTTTGGTGCGAAGTATGGTATTATCCATGTGTAACATAGAGGTTTTACAACTActgctaagaaataaaaacttatagTATTCTAGTAGACTATTTAATCTCTTTTGTTTTTATGACTGTGAGGTTTAGTTGTTATTTTTCTGTTGAATGTTTGTTTAATGCGAGTAATTGTGTGCCATCATTTACCAGTTATGACAGTataatgaaaagaatagattgctgctCAACTTATATTGGACGTGTTGAGTCTCAGATAGGTGCAACGAAAAGACTGCTAAAGAAGTAAGTCCTTTCCCTCAATTAGACAACACACGTTCATGCAGACACAACTCACTCACAGATGGCCATTGTGtttggctgccaaggccagactgagAGCAACAGAATATGATGGGAGTAGCAATGTGGGGGTCAGTGTTAAGGTGGAggaaggggcggggaggggagggggagggatagcagggtagtaaAGTACTGCTTTGTGGGGCCATACAGGGACATGGTGAGAATGGAGAAGGGTAGCTAGGTGCCATCAGGAGGTaaaatgctgggggggggggggggggggaggggagggagatggAGTGGAAAAGAAGTAAAGACAGCCTGTGTGTGTTGCAGGAATAGGAGGCTGATGATGCTGAAACAAGGAAGTGGATTGGTGGTTGAAGGACAATGACTGGCGACGGTTGATGTCTGTGGGATTTATGagacataggatatattgcaggaagagttcccacctgtgcagttcagaaaagctgttggtaggaaggatccagatggcacaggctgtgaagcagtcattgaaatgaagagggTTGGGTTGGGCAACATGCTCAGGAACTGGGTGGTCCAGATGattcttagccacagtttgttggtggtcgtTAATGTGGACAGACGACTTGTTGGTTGTCAAGCTTATGTAAAATGCAGCTTAACCTGTAAATTGCATGACTTGTGTCTCAGGTAGACCTGCatttgatggaataggtgatgcttgtgaccaggctggagtaggaggtggtgggaggatgcatgggacaagTCCTACATctgggtctattacagggatatgagacaAGGGTTTGGGAGAAGGGGCagagtagggatggatgaggatattgtgtaggtttggttggTGGTTGAATACCACTGTGGGATGCGTGGAGAGGATAGTCCGTAGAAcgtacctcatttcagggcatgacaggaGATAGTTGGTACCCCAATACAGTTGCCccagtcctgggtgatactgagtcaCAGTAGGACTTGAGGAGGTATGGGGGAGTGGAGAGATAAGGCACGGTCGATCTATTCCTGTactaaatctgccaggaagtttcatatcagcgcacactctgctgcagagtgaaaatctcattctggaaacatcccccaggctgtggctaagccatgtctctgctatatcctttctttcaggagtgctagttctgcaaggttcgcaggagagcttctgtaaagtttggaaggtaggagacgagatactggcagaagtaaagctgtgagtaccgggcgtgagtcgtgcttcggtagctcagatggtagagcacttgcccgcgaaaggcataggtcccgagttcgagtctcggtcgggcacacagttttaatctgccaggaagtttcatatcagcgcacactccgctgcagagtgaaaatctcattctatttctgTACTAGATTGGGatggtaattatggtctgtgaaggccgcagagagacccttggtatattttgagaagaGCTGCTTGTCACTACTGATAAAACGGCtttgggtggccaggctgtatggaagggatttcttggtatcaagtgggtggcagctgtcaaagtggaggtattgcttgtGGTTGGTgcatttgatatggatggaggtactgatgtaaccattTTGAGGTTGAGGTTAACATTGTGGAAaagtggcttgttggattgagtaggaccaggtgaagcaaatggtggAGAAGGTGTTgcggttctggaggaatgtgggtagcTTGTCCTTACCCTTGATCCAGaccacgaaaatgtcatcaatgaatttgaACCTGGTGAAGGGTTTGACATTCAGTTTGGTTAGGAAGGATTACTGTGGATGGCCAAtgagtaggttggcataggatggtgttaCGTGGGTGCCCATTGCTGTATCCTGgattttgtttgtaggtgatgccttcaaaggggaagtaattgtgggtgagggtatagttggtcatggcgactagcaTGAAGGTCGTAGGTTTGGAATGCGCCAGGCATTGGGAATGGCACTTCCCAATAACGGCAAGGCCATGGACATTGGAGATGTCAGTGTGAAGGGGAGTGGCATCAGtggtgatgagcagggcactgtgtggcaaAGGAACAGCAACTGTGgagaaaatggttggtgtcttttatataggagggtaagtTGGAGGTAATATGCTGAAGGTGTTGccctacgagagcagagattctctcattgGGGGCACAGTAACAGGCCACAATGGAGCatctggttactgtgcccccactgagagaatctctgctctcgtagaccaccCATTTTCAACCTGTTACCTGGAACCTACCGCCTTACATAAAaggcaccaaccatttcctccaaagACTCTCCATGGTTCCATTTCCTTTACCACATGATGCCCTGCTTATCACTATTAATGCCACATtgctttacactaacatccccaatgcccatggtcttaccatTATTGAACACTACCATCCCCAACACCCGATAAATTCCAAACTTAAACTGCCtttctggtcaccatgaccaacattATCCTCACACACAATTATTTCTGCTTTGAAGGCATTActtacaaacaaatccggggtatcACTACGGCCACTTGCATGGCACCATCCTTGGCACCATCcttgccaacctgttcatgggagGACAACCcatccacatttctccagaaactcaacaccttctcccctatTCGCTTCATTtgctcctcctcaacccagcaaaccaccttccttgatgttgacctccacctcaaatatGACTGCAGTAGTACCTCCATCCTTATGTCCCTTCCGTACGGCCTACCAACCTGTGGCCATTGTATCTATTGTGACGAGCAgttcctcttgaaatataccaaggatcTCACCGAGGCCATCACAGACCATTACCCTTCCACATTTGAACAGAAACAGATGTcttgtgccttatctctccagtcacccatcacCTCCCAAACTACTACTGTCTGACAAGAGAGGAGCATTCGCCTCAtgtctcagtaccacccaggactggagcaactaaattGTTTCTCTGCCAGAGTTTTTACTACCTGCTGCCGtgccctgaaatgaagaatgttctaCTCATTATCCTTCcaactcctcccacagtggtattttgCTGCCCACCAAACccacacaatatcctcgtccatccttACTCAACCCCCACCCCCAGTGCCTTGCCTAATGACTCGTGTACATTTTataaacctagatgcaagacctgtcccacacacccTTCCACCACTACCTACTGCAGTCCATTCATAAGCACCACCTATCCCGtaaaaggcagggctatctgtgaaacaagccatgtaatctacaagctaaactgAAACCACTGTGCTTTATTCTATGCGCGCATAACAATGAACAGGCTGCTTGTCCACATGATTGACCACTGACAAATTCTCATGCATTATCATCTAAGCTATGAGAAAAACTGACAGTAATCGTATCCAGCAGGTCACTTGAATATGCATGTGCAATGACCAGATTGACTAACTACAATGCTAATTAACTGAAATGGTGCAACATAGCAGATGCATTATTTGGAAGCAGAGAGAATGGCAGCCATTTGCCAAGTTTTCCCTGCTTTCTGGATACCTCTCATTCACTAATAATAGTTtcatcctgaatgagattttcactctgcag
This DNA window, taken from Schistocerca piceifrons isolate TAMUIC-IGC-003096 chromosome 4, iqSchPice1.1, whole genome shotgun sequence, encodes the following:
- the LOC124794799 gene encoding zinc finger protein chinmo, translated to MDSQQQFCLKWNSFGSNLATTFGNLFRSESLTDVTLFCEGVTFKAHKLILAACSKHFQDLFETAPVCPSVLVILDGTSSSNMSALLEFMYKGEVHVSQDSLSSFLKAAECLQVKGLSIEHEKLAVVHSSQAGSVNHDSQLDSPTNRKQSKLNSCLSKESHEGNTPEQTQQQQQQQQQQQQQQQQQQQQQQLQQPPPPPQQQQQQPQQHHHHQPQPQTQPQQQLHQQHPSTSSYTTALYMHPSHYRYEQRVPLSPSHYDAPPPRKRHHRSSSEVMQDAAAAAAVRASVLRDGSKPSGKLSPLSLAYRPSGSQQQNQQPPPPPPPPPEPELKSEPDKTYVQSPHHMRYDSAADPNPAATPVTYDRTAAVDVDPSDPIGSDSRRSSVDTGSSCPEDLRVKLEISGSHSEDQHTSSTAMYADTSAEQTPEMIPINVWNSGANMKVSPQKGSSIATADGKKLKCPFCERLYGYETNLRAHIRQRHQGIRVPCPFCSRTFTRNNTVRRHIAREHKTEYSLKVFQQAQVHNHNNQ